One genomic region from Spirochaetota bacterium encodes:
- a CDS encoding kelch repeat-containing protein, protein MRIRNIALALGIMSMISCFYPETDRNNPFDPGSVNYVPGSHWKLLTASPMYSYRAKYGLCVYNNKVWLLGGENFNSSVYTAPDGAAWQNVFSFPFAGRESFTPIVFNDRIWIIGGAISNPPETNDVWNFSGSSWNMVTPHASFTNKQGYGALTFNGKMFIIGGSSSAMYTNEVWSSTDGISWTQVNANPAFYKRTHFGAVVFNNSMWIIGGDTNASNGANDVWSSSDGNLWTLANPNPPFMARYGHAAVVHNGYIVVIGGRTSISATNDVWYSKDGTNWTFAANAPFTPRYFHRAVSLNGRLIVPCGTNFPGAFVNDVWGGN, encoded by the coding sequence ATGCGGATCCGAAACATAGCGCTTGCGCTCGGCATAATGAGCATGATAAGCTGCTTTTACCCTGAGACCGACCGGAACAATCCGTTCGATCCCGGAAGTGTGAATTATGTCCCGGGATCGCACTGGAAACTTCTTACTGCATCTCCGATGTATTCATATCGCGCGAAATACGGACTATGCGTATACAACAACAAGGTATGGCTGCTCGGCGGAGAAAATTTCAACTCCTCGGTATACACCGCACCGGACGGTGCTGCATGGCAGAATGTCTTTTCTTTTCCCTTCGCGGGGAGAGAGAGTTTCACGCCCATCGTTTTCAATGACAGAATATGGATAATCGGCGGTGCAATATCAAACCCTCCGGAAACGAATGATGTATGGAATTTCTCCGGATCATCTTGGAATATGGTGACGCCGCATGCCAGCTTTACGAACAAGCAGGGCTATGGCGCCCTCACTTTCAACGGTAAAATGTTCATTATTGGCGGATCTTCAAGCGCGATGTATACAAATGAGGTCTGGAGCAGTACCGACGGCATATCCTGGACGCAGGTCAACGCAAACCCTGCATTCTACAAACGGACACATTTCGGTGCCGTTGTTTTTAATAACAGCATGTGGATCATCGGCGGCGATACGAATGCCAGTAATGGCGCGAACGATGTGTGGAGCTCATCCGACGGCAATCTCTGGACGCTTGCGAACCCAAACCCGCCGTTCATGGCGCGATACGGACACGCCGCAGTCGTACATAACGGGTATATCGTAGTTATCGGCGGCCGTACATCCATCTCTGCGACGAACGATGTGTGGTACTCAAAAGACGGGACGAACTGGACATTCGCCGCGAACGCCCCGTTCACACCGCGTTATTTTCACCGTGCGGTATCGCTCAACGGGCGGCTCATCGTTCCGTGTGGCACGAACTTCCCCGGCGCATTTGTGAACGATGTCTGGGGAGGGAATTAG